Proteins from a genomic interval of Thamnophis elegans isolate rThaEle1 chromosome 2, rThaEle1.pri, whole genome shotgun sequence:
- the PCBP2 gene encoding poly(rC)-binding protein 2 isoform X8 yields MDTGVIEGGLNVTLTIRLLMHGKEVGSIIGKKGESVKKMREESGARINISEGNCPERIITLAGPTNAIFKAFAMIIDKLEEDISSSMTNSTASSRPPVTLRLVVPASQCGSLIGKGGCKIKEIRESTGAQVQVAGDMLPNSTERAITIAGIPQSIIECVKQICVVMLESPPKGVTIPYRPKPSSSPVIFAGGQAYTIQGQYAIPQPDLTKLHQLAMQQSHFPMSHGNTGFSGVESSSPDVKGYWAGLDASAQTTSHELTIPNDLIGCIIGRQGAKINEIRQMSGAQIKIANPVEGSTDRQVTITGSAASISLAQYLINVSLESAKPSSQAASVTIPDHLSINLSQPSTPSSSSSSTTTPSLATAGVSDAPSSLPNPLPTAPCVSSLLGMKPVPLLALNVVSAAKGASTTSAVPCVTNKLKTEKQRFSPY; encoded by the exons ATGGACACCGGCGTAATTGAAGGAGGTTTAAATGTCACACTTACTATTCGCCTACTTATGCATGGGAAG GAGGTTGGAAGCATCATTGGAAAG AAAGGAGAGTCTGTAAAGAAGATGCGTGAAGAG agtGGTGCACGGATTAACATCTCAGAAGGGAACTGCCCAGAACGGATTATCACTCTTGCTGGACCCACTAATGCCATCTTCAAAGCTTTTGCTATGATTATTGATAAACTGGAAGAG GACATCAGCAGCTCAATGACTAATAGTACAGCATCTAGCAGGCCCCCTGTTACTTTGAGACTCGTGGTACCTGCCAGCCAATGTGGTTCTCTTATTGGGAAAGGAGGCTGCAAAATCAAAGAGATAAGAGAG aGCACAGGGGCGCAGGTCCAAGTGGCAGGAGACATGTTACCCAACTCTACTGAAAGAGCGATCACCATTGCTGGGATTCCACAGTCCATCATCGAGTGTGTCAAACAGATCTGTGTGGTCATGCTGGag TCTCCCCCAAAGGGTGTCACCATCCCCTATCGACCCAAGCCATCCAGTTCTCCTGTCATCTTTGCAGGCGGTCAG GCCTATACCATTCAAGGACAGTATGCCATTCCACAGCCAGAT ctGACCAAGCTGCATCAGTTGGCAATGCAACAGTCACACTTTCCAATGTCTCATGGCAACACTGGATTCAGTG GCGTTGAATCCAGCTCTCCAGATGTGAAAGGCTATTGGG CAGGTTTGGATGCATCAGCTCAGACTACTTCTCATGAACTCACCATTCCAAATGAT ctGATTGGTTGTATCATTGGGCGTCAAGGCGCCAAGATCAATGAGATTCGCCAGATGTCTGGGGCGCAGATCAAAATTGCCAATCCAGTGGAAGGATCTACTGACAGGCAGGTTACTATAACTGGATCTGCAGCCAGCATCAGCCTGGCTCAATATCTAATTAATGTCAG TTTAGAAAGCGCTAAACCctcctcccaggcagcctccgtcACGATCCCCGACCACCTCAGCATCAACCTCTCTCAACCCTccaccccttcttcttcttcctcctccaccaccaccccctcgcTTGCGACAGCAGGGGTCTCCGACGCACCCTCCAGCCTCCCCAACCCTCTTCCGACCGCCCCCTGTGTCTCCAGTCTGCTTGGCATGAAACCCGTCCCTCTCCTGGCTCTAAATGTTGTGTCTGCTGCTAAGGGTGCCTCCACCACCTCAGCTGTGCCATGTGTTACTAACAAACTGAAAACGGAAAAACAGAGATTCTCTCCCTACTGA
- the PCBP2 gene encoding poly(rC)-binding protein 2 isoform X5, producing the protein MDTGVIEGGLNVTLTIRLLMHGKEVGSIIGKKGESVKKMREESGARINISEGNCPERIITLAGPTNAIFKAFAMIIDKLEEDISSSMTNSTASSRPPVTLRLVVPASQCGSLIGKGGCKIKEIRESTGAQVQVAGDMLPNSTERAITIAGIPQSIIECVKQICVVMLESPPKGVTIPYRPKPSSSPVIFAGGQDRYSSGSASYPHTAPSMCLNSDLEGPPQELTKLHQLAMQQSHFPMSHGNTGFSGVESSSPDVKGYWAGLDASAQTTSHELTIPNDLIGCIIGRQGAKINEIRQMSGAQIKIANPVEGSTDRQVTITGSAASISLAQYLINVSLESAKPSSQAASVTIPDHLSINLSQPSTPSSSSSSTTTPSLATAGVSDAPSSLPNPLPTAPCVSSLLGMKPVPLLALNVVSAAKGASTTSAVPCVTNKLKTEKQRFSPY; encoded by the exons ATGGACACCGGCGTAATTGAAGGAGGTTTAAATGTCACACTTACTATTCGCCTACTTATGCATGGGAAG GAGGTTGGAAGCATCATTGGAAAG AAAGGAGAGTCTGTAAAGAAGATGCGTGAAGAG agtGGTGCACGGATTAACATCTCAGAAGGGAACTGCCCAGAACGGATTATCACTCTTGCTGGACCCACTAATGCCATCTTCAAAGCTTTTGCTATGATTATTGATAAACTGGAAGAG GACATCAGCAGCTCAATGACTAATAGTACAGCATCTAGCAGGCCCCCTGTTACTTTGAGACTCGTGGTACCTGCCAGCCAATGTGGTTCTCTTATTGGGAAAGGAGGCTGCAAAATCAAAGAGATAAGAGAG aGCACAGGGGCGCAGGTCCAAGTGGCAGGAGACATGTTACCCAACTCTACTGAAAGAGCGATCACCATTGCTGGGATTCCACAGTCCATCATCGAGTGTGTCAAACAGATCTGTGTGGTCATGCTGGag TCTCCCCCAAAGGGTGTCACCATCCCCTATCGACCCAAGCCATCCAGTTCTCCTGTCATCTTTGCAGGCGGTCAG GACAGGTACAGCAGCGGCAGTGCAAGCTACCCCCACACCGCCCCATCAATGTGCCTCAACTCTGACCTGGAGGGACCACCTCAAGAG ctGACCAAGCTGCATCAGTTGGCAATGCAACAGTCACACTTTCCAATGTCTCATGGCAACACTGGATTCAGTG GCGTTGAATCCAGCTCTCCAGATGTGAAAGGCTATTGGG CAGGTTTGGATGCATCAGCTCAGACTACTTCTCATGAACTCACCATTCCAAATGAT ctGATTGGTTGTATCATTGGGCGTCAAGGCGCCAAGATCAATGAGATTCGCCAGATGTCTGGGGCGCAGATCAAAATTGCCAATCCAGTGGAAGGATCTACTGACAGGCAGGTTACTATAACTGGATCTGCAGCCAGCATCAGCCTGGCTCAATATCTAATTAATGTCAG TTTAGAAAGCGCTAAACCctcctcccaggcagcctccgtcACGATCCCCGACCACCTCAGCATCAACCTCTCTCAACCCTccaccccttcttcttcttcctcctccaccaccaccccctcgcTTGCGACAGCAGGGGTCTCCGACGCACCCTCCAGCCTCCCCAACCCTCTTCCGACCGCCCCCTGTGTCTCCAGTCTGCTTGGCATGAAACCCGTCCCTCTCCTGGCTCTAAATGTTGTGTCTGCTGCTAAGGGTGCCTCCACCACCTCAGCTGTGCCATGTGTTACTAACAAACTGAAAACGGAAAAACAGAGATTCTCTCCCTACTGA
- the PCBP2 gene encoding poly(rC)-binding protein 2 isoform X9: MDTGVIEGGLNVTLTIRLLMHGKEVGSIIGKKGESVKKMREESGARINISEGNCPERIITLAGPTNAIFKAFAMIIDKLEEDISSSMTNSTASSRPPVTLRLVVPASQCGSLIGKGGCKIKEIRESTGAQVQVAGDMLPNSTERAITIAGIPQSIIECVKQICVVMLESPPKGVTIPYRPKPSSSPVIFAGGQLTKLHQLAMQQSHFPMSHGNTGFSGVESSSPDVKGYWAGLDASAQTTSHELTIPNDLIGCIIGRQGAKINEIRQMSGAQIKIANPVEGSTDRQVTITGSAASISLAQYLINVSLESAKPSSQAASVTIPDHLSINLSQPSTPSSSSSSTTTPSLATAGVSDAPSSLPNPLPTAPCVSSLLGMKPVPLLALNVVSAAKGASTTSAVPCVTNKLKTEKQRFSPY, from the exons ATGGACACCGGCGTAATTGAAGGAGGTTTAAATGTCACACTTACTATTCGCCTACTTATGCATGGGAAG GAGGTTGGAAGCATCATTGGAAAG AAAGGAGAGTCTGTAAAGAAGATGCGTGAAGAG agtGGTGCACGGATTAACATCTCAGAAGGGAACTGCCCAGAACGGATTATCACTCTTGCTGGACCCACTAATGCCATCTTCAAAGCTTTTGCTATGATTATTGATAAACTGGAAGAG GACATCAGCAGCTCAATGACTAATAGTACAGCATCTAGCAGGCCCCCTGTTACTTTGAGACTCGTGGTACCTGCCAGCCAATGTGGTTCTCTTATTGGGAAAGGAGGCTGCAAAATCAAAGAGATAAGAGAG aGCACAGGGGCGCAGGTCCAAGTGGCAGGAGACATGTTACCCAACTCTACTGAAAGAGCGATCACCATTGCTGGGATTCCACAGTCCATCATCGAGTGTGTCAAACAGATCTGTGTGGTCATGCTGGag TCTCCCCCAAAGGGTGTCACCATCCCCTATCGACCCAAGCCATCCAGTTCTCCTGTCATCTTTGCAGGCGGTCAG ctGACCAAGCTGCATCAGTTGGCAATGCAACAGTCACACTTTCCAATGTCTCATGGCAACACTGGATTCAGTG GCGTTGAATCCAGCTCTCCAGATGTGAAAGGCTATTGGG CAGGTTTGGATGCATCAGCTCAGACTACTTCTCATGAACTCACCATTCCAAATGAT ctGATTGGTTGTATCATTGGGCGTCAAGGCGCCAAGATCAATGAGATTCGCCAGATGTCTGGGGCGCAGATCAAAATTGCCAATCCAGTGGAAGGATCTACTGACAGGCAGGTTACTATAACTGGATCTGCAGCCAGCATCAGCCTGGCTCAATATCTAATTAATGTCAG TTTAGAAAGCGCTAAACCctcctcccaggcagcctccgtcACGATCCCCGACCACCTCAGCATCAACCTCTCTCAACCCTccaccccttcttcttcttcctcctccaccaccaccccctcgcTTGCGACAGCAGGGGTCTCCGACGCACCCTCCAGCCTCCCCAACCCTCTTCCGACCGCCCCCTGTGTCTCCAGTCTGCTTGGCATGAAACCCGTCCCTCTCCTGGCTCTAAATGTTGTGTCTGCTGCTAAGGGTGCCTCCACCACCTCAGCTGTGCCATGTGTTACTAACAAACTGAAAACGGAAAAACAGAGATTCTCTCCCTACTGA
- the PCBP2 gene encoding poly(rC)-binding protein 2 isoform X11, with protein sequence MDTGVIEGGLNVTLTIRLLMHGKEVGSIIGKKGESVKKMREESGARINISEGNCPERIITLAGPTNAIFKAFAMIIDKLEEDISSSMTNSTASSRPPVTLRLVVPASQCGSLIGKGGCKIKEIRESTGAQVQVAGDMLPNSTERAITIAGIPQSIIECVKQICVVMLESPPKGVTIPYRPKPSSSPVIFAGGQLTKLHQLAMQQSHFPMSHGNTGFSGLDASAQTTSHELTIPNDLIGCIIGRQGAKINEIRQMSGAQIKIANPVEGSTDRQVTITGSAASISLAQYLINVSLESAKPSSQAASVTIPDHLSINLSQPSTPSSSSSSTTTPSLATAGVSDAPSSLPNPLPTAPCVSSLLGMKPVPLLALNVVSAAKGASTTSAVPCVTNKLKTEKQRFSPY encoded by the exons ATGGACACCGGCGTAATTGAAGGAGGTTTAAATGTCACACTTACTATTCGCCTACTTATGCATGGGAAG GAGGTTGGAAGCATCATTGGAAAG AAAGGAGAGTCTGTAAAGAAGATGCGTGAAGAG agtGGTGCACGGATTAACATCTCAGAAGGGAACTGCCCAGAACGGATTATCACTCTTGCTGGACCCACTAATGCCATCTTCAAAGCTTTTGCTATGATTATTGATAAACTGGAAGAG GACATCAGCAGCTCAATGACTAATAGTACAGCATCTAGCAGGCCCCCTGTTACTTTGAGACTCGTGGTACCTGCCAGCCAATGTGGTTCTCTTATTGGGAAAGGAGGCTGCAAAATCAAAGAGATAAGAGAG aGCACAGGGGCGCAGGTCCAAGTGGCAGGAGACATGTTACCCAACTCTACTGAAAGAGCGATCACCATTGCTGGGATTCCACAGTCCATCATCGAGTGTGTCAAACAGATCTGTGTGGTCATGCTGGag TCTCCCCCAAAGGGTGTCACCATCCCCTATCGACCCAAGCCATCCAGTTCTCCTGTCATCTTTGCAGGCGGTCAG ctGACCAAGCTGCATCAGTTGGCAATGCAACAGTCACACTTTCCAATGTCTCATGGCAACACTGGATTCAGTG GTTTGGATGCATCAGCTCAGACTACTTCTCATGAACTCACCATTCCAAATGAT ctGATTGGTTGTATCATTGGGCGTCAAGGCGCCAAGATCAATGAGATTCGCCAGATGTCTGGGGCGCAGATCAAAATTGCCAATCCAGTGGAAGGATCTACTGACAGGCAGGTTACTATAACTGGATCTGCAGCCAGCATCAGCCTGGCTCAATATCTAATTAATGTCAG TTTAGAAAGCGCTAAACCctcctcccaggcagcctccgtcACGATCCCCGACCACCTCAGCATCAACCTCTCTCAACCCTccaccccttcttcttcttcctcctccaccaccaccccctcgcTTGCGACAGCAGGGGTCTCCGACGCACCCTCCAGCCTCCCCAACCCTCTTCCGACCGCCCCCTGTGTCTCCAGTCTGCTTGGCATGAAACCCGTCCCTCTCCTGGCTCTAAATGTTGTGTCTGCTGCTAAGGGTGCCTCCACCACCTCAGCTGTGCCATGTGTTACTAACAAACTGAAAACGGAAAAACAGAGATTCTCTCCCTACTGA
- the PCBP2 gene encoding poly(rC)-binding protein 2 isoform X2 — protein sequence MDTGVIEGGLNVTLTIRLLMHGKEVGSIIGKKGESVKKMREESGARINISEGNCPERIITLAGPTNAIFKAFAMIIDKLEEDISSSMTNSTASSRPPVTLRLVVPASQCGSLIGKGGCKIKEIRESTGAQVQVAGDMLPNSTERAITIAGIPQSIIECVKQICVVMLESPPKGVTIPYRPKPSSSPVIFAGGQDRYSSGSASYPHTAPSMCLNSDLEGPPQEAYTIQGQYAIPQPDLTKLHQLAMQQSHFPMSHGNTGFSGVESSSPDVKGYWGLDASAQTTSHELTIPNDLIGCIIGRQGAKINEIRQMSGAQIKIANPVEGSTDRQVTITGSAASISLAQYLINVSLESAKPSSQAASVTIPDHLSINLSQPSTPSSSSSSTTTPSLATAGVSDAPSSLPNPLPTAPCVSSLLGMKPVPLLALNVVSAAKGASTTSAVPCVTNKLKTEKQRFSPY from the exons ATGGACACCGGCGTAATTGAAGGAGGTTTAAATGTCACACTTACTATTCGCCTACTTATGCATGGGAAG GAGGTTGGAAGCATCATTGGAAAG AAAGGAGAGTCTGTAAAGAAGATGCGTGAAGAG agtGGTGCACGGATTAACATCTCAGAAGGGAACTGCCCAGAACGGATTATCACTCTTGCTGGACCCACTAATGCCATCTTCAAAGCTTTTGCTATGATTATTGATAAACTGGAAGAG GACATCAGCAGCTCAATGACTAATAGTACAGCATCTAGCAGGCCCCCTGTTACTTTGAGACTCGTGGTACCTGCCAGCCAATGTGGTTCTCTTATTGGGAAAGGAGGCTGCAAAATCAAAGAGATAAGAGAG aGCACAGGGGCGCAGGTCCAAGTGGCAGGAGACATGTTACCCAACTCTACTGAAAGAGCGATCACCATTGCTGGGATTCCACAGTCCATCATCGAGTGTGTCAAACAGATCTGTGTGGTCATGCTGGag TCTCCCCCAAAGGGTGTCACCATCCCCTATCGACCCAAGCCATCCAGTTCTCCTGTCATCTTTGCAGGCGGTCAG GACAGGTACAGCAGCGGCAGTGCAAGCTACCCCCACACCGCCCCATCAATGTGCCTCAACTCTGACCTGGAGGGACCACCTCAAGAG GCCTATACCATTCAAGGACAGTATGCCATTCCACAGCCAGAT ctGACCAAGCTGCATCAGTTGGCAATGCAACAGTCACACTTTCCAATGTCTCATGGCAACACTGGATTCAGTG GCGTTGAATCCAGCTCTCCAGATGTGAAAGGCTATTGGG GTTTGGATGCATCAGCTCAGACTACTTCTCATGAACTCACCATTCCAAATGAT ctGATTGGTTGTATCATTGGGCGTCAAGGCGCCAAGATCAATGAGATTCGCCAGATGTCTGGGGCGCAGATCAAAATTGCCAATCCAGTGGAAGGATCTACTGACAGGCAGGTTACTATAACTGGATCTGCAGCCAGCATCAGCCTGGCTCAATATCTAATTAATGTCAG TTTAGAAAGCGCTAAACCctcctcccaggcagcctccgtcACGATCCCCGACCACCTCAGCATCAACCTCTCTCAACCCTccaccccttcttcttcttcctcctccaccaccaccccctcgcTTGCGACAGCAGGGGTCTCCGACGCACCCTCCAGCCTCCCCAACCCTCTTCCGACCGCCCCCTGTGTCTCCAGTCTGCTTGGCATGAAACCCGTCCCTCTCCTGGCTCTAAATGTTGTGTCTGCTGCTAAGGGTGCCTCCACCACCTCAGCTGTGCCATGTGTTACTAACAAACTGAAAACGGAAAAACAGAGATTCTCTCCCTACTGA
- the PCBP2 gene encoding poly(rC)-binding protein 2 isoform X10, which yields MDTGVIEGGLNVTLTIRLLMHGKEVGSIIGKKGESVKKMREESGARINISEGNCPERIITLAGPTNAIFKAFAMIIDKLEEDISSSMTNSTASSRPPVTLRLVVPASQCGSLIGKGGCKIKEIRESTGAQVQVAGDMLPNSTERAITIAGIPQSIIECVKQICVVMLESPPKGVTIPYRPKPSSSPVIFAGGQLTKLHQLAMQQSHFPMSHGNTGFSAGLDASAQTTSHELTIPNDLIGCIIGRQGAKINEIRQMSGAQIKIANPVEGSTDRQVTITGSAASISLAQYLINVSLESAKPSSQAASVTIPDHLSINLSQPSTPSSSSSSTTTPSLATAGVSDAPSSLPNPLPTAPCVSSLLGMKPVPLLALNVVSAAKGASTTSAVPCVTNKLKTEKQRFSPY from the exons ATGGACACCGGCGTAATTGAAGGAGGTTTAAATGTCACACTTACTATTCGCCTACTTATGCATGGGAAG GAGGTTGGAAGCATCATTGGAAAG AAAGGAGAGTCTGTAAAGAAGATGCGTGAAGAG agtGGTGCACGGATTAACATCTCAGAAGGGAACTGCCCAGAACGGATTATCACTCTTGCTGGACCCACTAATGCCATCTTCAAAGCTTTTGCTATGATTATTGATAAACTGGAAGAG GACATCAGCAGCTCAATGACTAATAGTACAGCATCTAGCAGGCCCCCTGTTACTTTGAGACTCGTGGTACCTGCCAGCCAATGTGGTTCTCTTATTGGGAAAGGAGGCTGCAAAATCAAAGAGATAAGAGAG aGCACAGGGGCGCAGGTCCAAGTGGCAGGAGACATGTTACCCAACTCTACTGAAAGAGCGATCACCATTGCTGGGATTCCACAGTCCATCATCGAGTGTGTCAAACAGATCTGTGTGGTCATGCTGGag TCTCCCCCAAAGGGTGTCACCATCCCCTATCGACCCAAGCCATCCAGTTCTCCTGTCATCTTTGCAGGCGGTCAG ctGACCAAGCTGCATCAGTTGGCAATGCAACAGTCACACTTTCCAATGTCTCATGGCAACACTGGATTCAGTG CAGGTTTGGATGCATCAGCTCAGACTACTTCTCATGAACTCACCATTCCAAATGAT ctGATTGGTTGTATCATTGGGCGTCAAGGCGCCAAGATCAATGAGATTCGCCAGATGTCTGGGGCGCAGATCAAAATTGCCAATCCAGTGGAAGGATCTACTGACAGGCAGGTTACTATAACTGGATCTGCAGCCAGCATCAGCCTGGCTCAATATCTAATTAATGTCAG TTTAGAAAGCGCTAAACCctcctcccaggcagcctccgtcACGATCCCCGACCACCTCAGCATCAACCTCTCTCAACCCTccaccccttcttcttcttcctcctccaccaccaccccctcgcTTGCGACAGCAGGGGTCTCCGACGCACCCTCCAGCCTCCCCAACCCTCTTCCGACCGCCCCCTGTGTCTCCAGTCTGCTTGGCATGAAACCCGTCCCTCTCCTGGCTCTAAATGTTGTGTCTGCTGCTAAGGGTGCCTCCACCACCTCAGCTGTGCCATGTGTTACTAACAAACTGAAAACGGAAAAACAGAGATTCTCTCCCTACTGA
- the PCBP2 gene encoding poly(rC)-binding protein 2 isoform X1, whose protein sequence is MDTGVIEGGLNVTLTIRLLMHGKEVGSIIGKKGESVKKMREESGARINISEGNCPERIITLAGPTNAIFKAFAMIIDKLEEDISSSMTNSTASSRPPVTLRLVVPASQCGSLIGKGGCKIKEIRESTGAQVQVAGDMLPNSTERAITIAGIPQSIIECVKQICVVMLESPPKGVTIPYRPKPSSSPVIFAGGQDRYSSGSASYPHTAPSMCLNSDLEGPPQEAYTIQGQYAIPQPDLTKLHQLAMQQSHFPMSHGNTGFSGVESSSPDVKGYWAGLDASAQTTSHELTIPNDLIGCIIGRQGAKINEIRQMSGAQIKIANPVEGSTDRQVTITGSAASISLAQYLINVSLESAKPSSQAASVTIPDHLSINLSQPSTPSSSSSSTTTPSLATAGVSDAPSSLPNPLPTAPCVSSLLGMKPVPLLALNVVSAAKGASTTSAVPCVTNKLKTEKQRFSPY, encoded by the exons ATGGACACCGGCGTAATTGAAGGAGGTTTAAATGTCACACTTACTATTCGCCTACTTATGCATGGGAAG GAGGTTGGAAGCATCATTGGAAAG AAAGGAGAGTCTGTAAAGAAGATGCGTGAAGAG agtGGTGCACGGATTAACATCTCAGAAGGGAACTGCCCAGAACGGATTATCACTCTTGCTGGACCCACTAATGCCATCTTCAAAGCTTTTGCTATGATTATTGATAAACTGGAAGAG GACATCAGCAGCTCAATGACTAATAGTACAGCATCTAGCAGGCCCCCTGTTACTTTGAGACTCGTGGTACCTGCCAGCCAATGTGGTTCTCTTATTGGGAAAGGAGGCTGCAAAATCAAAGAGATAAGAGAG aGCACAGGGGCGCAGGTCCAAGTGGCAGGAGACATGTTACCCAACTCTACTGAAAGAGCGATCACCATTGCTGGGATTCCACAGTCCATCATCGAGTGTGTCAAACAGATCTGTGTGGTCATGCTGGag TCTCCCCCAAAGGGTGTCACCATCCCCTATCGACCCAAGCCATCCAGTTCTCCTGTCATCTTTGCAGGCGGTCAG GACAGGTACAGCAGCGGCAGTGCAAGCTACCCCCACACCGCCCCATCAATGTGCCTCAACTCTGACCTGGAGGGACCACCTCAAGAG GCCTATACCATTCAAGGACAGTATGCCATTCCACAGCCAGAT ctGACCAAGCTGCATCAGTTGGCAATGCAACAGTCACACTTTCCAATGTCTCATGGCAACACTGGATTCAGTG GCGTTGAATCCAGCTCTCCAGATGTGAAAGGCTATTGGG CAGGTTTGGATGCATCAGCTCAGACTACTTCTCATGAACTCACCATTCCAAATGAT ctGATTGGTTGTATCATTGGGCGTCAAGGCGCCAAGATCAATGAGATTCGCCAGATGTCTGGGGCGCAGATCAAAATTGCCAATCCAGTGGAAGGATCTACTGACAGGCAGGTTACTATAACTGGATCTGCAGCCAGCATCAGCCTGGCTCAATATCTAATTAATGTCAG TTTAGAAAGCGCTAAACCctcctcccaggcagcctccgtcACGATCCCCGACCACCTCAGCATCAACCTCTCTCAACCCTccaccccttcttcttcttcctcctccaccaccaccccctcgcTTGCGACAGCAGGGGTCTCCGACGCACCCTCCAGCCTCCCCAACCCTCTTCCGACCGCCCCCTGTGTCTCCAGTCTGCTTGGCATGAAACCCGTCCCTCTCCTGGCTCTAAATGTTGTGTCTGCTGCTAAGGGTGCCTCCACCACCTCAGCTGTGCCATGTGTTACTAACAAACTGAAAACGGAAAAACAGAGATTCTCTCCCTACTGA
- the PCBP2 gene encoding poly(rC)-binding protein 2 isoform X4 encodes MDTGVIEGGLNVTLTIRLLMHGKEVGSIIGKKGESVKKMREESGARINISEGNCPERIITLAGPTNAIFKAFAMIIDKLEEDISSSMTNSTASSRPPVTLRLVVPASQCGSLIGKGGCKIKEIRESTGAQVQVAGDMLPNSTERAITIAGIPQSIIECVKQICVVMLESPPKGVTIPYRPKPSSSPVIFAGGQDRYSSGSASYPHTAPSMCLNSDLEGPPQEAYTIQGQYAIPQPDLTKLHQLAMQQSHFPMSHGNTGFSGLDASAQTTSHELTIPNDLIGCIIGRQGAKINEIRQMSGAQIKIANPVEGSTDRQVTITGSAASISLAQYLINVSLESAKPSSQAASVTIPDHLSINLSQPSTPSSSSSSTTTPSLATAGVSDAPSSLPNPLPTAPCVSSLLGMKPVPLLALNVVSAAKGASTTSAVPCVTNKLKTEKQRFSPY; translated from the exons ATGGACACCGGCGTAATTGAAGGAGGTTTAAATGTCACACTTACTATTCGCCTACTTATGCATGGGAAG GAGGTTGGAAGCATCATTGGAAAG AAAGGAGAGTCTGTAAAGAAGATGCGTGAAGAG agtGGTGCACGGATTAACATCTCAGAAGGGAACTGCCCAGAACGGATTATCACTCTTGCTGGACCCACTAATGCCATCTTCAAAGCTTTTGCTATGATTATTGATAAACTGGAAGAG GACATCAGCAGCTCAATGACTAATAGTACAGCATCTAGCAGGCCCCCTGTTACTTTGAGACTCGTGGTACCTGCCAGCCAATGTGGTTCTCTTATTGGGAAAGGAGGCTGCAAAATCAAAGAGATAAGAGAG aGCACAGGGGCGCAGGTCCAAGTGGCAGGAGACATGTTACCCAACTCTACTGAAAGAGCGATCACCATTGCTGGGATTCCACAGTCCATCATCGAGTGTGTCAAACAGATCTGTGTGGTCATGCTGGag TCTCCCCCAAAGGGTGTCACCATCCCCTATCGACCCAAGCCATCCAGTTCTCCTGTCATCTTTGCAGGCGGTCAG GACAGGTACAGCAGCGGCAGTGCAAGCTACCCCCACACCGCCCCATCAATGTGCCTCAACTCTGACCTGGAGGGACCACCTCAAGAG GCCTATACCATTCAAGGACAGTATGCCATTCCACAGCCAGAT ctGACCAAGCTGCATCAGTTGGCAATGCAACAGTCACACTTTCCAATGTCTCATGGCAACACTGGATTCAGTG GTTTGGATGCATCAGCTCAGACTACTTCTCATGAACTCACCATTCCAAATGAT ctGATTGGTTGTATCATTGGGCGTCAAGGCGCCAAGATCAATGAGATTCGCCAGATGTCTGGGGCGCAGATCAAAATTGCCAATCCAGTGGAAGGATCTACTGACAGGCAGGTTACTATAACTGGATCTGCAGCCAGCATCAGCCTGGCTCAATATCTAATTAATGTCAG TTTAGAAAGCGCTAAACCctcctcccaggcagcctccgtcACGATCCCCGACCACCTCAGCATCAACCTCTCTCAACCCTccaccccttcttcttcttcctcctccaccaccaccccctcgcTTGCGACAGCAGGGGTCTCCGACGCACCCTCCAGCCTCCCCAACCCTCTTCCGACCGCCCCCTGTGTCTCCAGTCTGCTTGGCATGAAACCCGTCCCTCTCCTGGCTCTAAATGTTGTGTCTGCTGCTAAGGGTGCCTCCACCACCTCAGCTGTGCCATGTGTTACTAACAAACTGAAAACGGAAAAACAGAGATTCTCTCCCTACTGA